A DNA window from Anastrepha obliqua isolate idAnaObli1 chromosome 5, idAnaObli1_1.0, whole genome shotgun sequence contains the following coding sequences:
- the LOC129249204 gene encoding actin nucleation-promoting factor WASL, translating into MPPPPPGRQGPPPGPPRRPLFKVEIIPPWRRHHHPPPPPPPSQPVVVVVPPTQPPPPPYGGGYYPPPPGPPPPDHYHNPPRY; encoded by the coding sequence ATGCCGCCACCACCACCGGGACGACAGGGGCCGCCGCCGGGGCCTCCACGCCGACCATTGTTTAAAGTGGAAATCATACCACCGTGGCGACGGCACCATCAcccgccgccaccaccaccgcccAGTCAGCCAGTTGTTGTAGTTGTGCCGCCAACACAACCGCCACCGCCGCCATACGGAGGAGGTTACTATCCACCACCACCGGGACCGCCACCTCCAGATCACTATCACAATCCACCGCGTTATTAA
- the LOC129249371 gene encoding uncharacterized protein LOC129249371 translates to MPPPPPPPPPYGYYGRPHHHNPRPGIEIDIFPGWRGGIYGPPPPPPPPPRTEIVVVTPGNAAAGYATPAATYIPPQGQYYDNNYSNGAYAYPRHYNNPQYPGW, encoded by the coding sequence ATGCCACCACcacctccaccaccaccaccatatGGATATTACGGTCGCCCTCATCACCACAATCCTCGTCCAGGTATTGAAATTGACATTTTTCCCGGATGGCGTGGGGGCATCTATGGACcacctccaccaccaccaccaccgcctcGCACAGAGATCGTAGTTGTAACGCCAGGTAATGCGGCCGCTGGCTATGCCACACCAGCTGCCACTTATATACCGCCACAAGGACAATACTACGACAACAATTATAGTAATGGTGCTTACGCATATCCGCGACACTACAATAATCCGCAATATCCTGGCTGGTAG